CCGCCGCGTTACTGACGCTGATGGCGATTATTACCCTGTTTTTGAAGAGCATGTTGCAGTGGCGCCTGGAAAATCAGGAAAAACGCGCGCAACAGGAGGAAAATCATGAGCATTGAGATTGCCAATATTAAGAAGTCTTTTGGTCGCACCCTGGTGCTGAATGATATCTCACTGGATATTCCTTCAGGTCAGATGGTGGCTCTGCTGGGGCCGTCCGGTTCCGGAAAAACCACGCTGTTACGGATTATCGCCGGGCTGGAACATCAGTCCAGCGGCCATATTCGCTTCCACGGGACGGACGTCAGCCGCCTGCATGCCCGCGATCGTAAAGTCGGTTTCGTGTTCCAGCACTACGCGCTGTTCCGCCATATGACCGTATTCGACAATATCGCCTTTGGCCTGACGGTGCTGCCGCGTCGTGAGCGCCCGAATGCGGCAGCGATTAAAGCGAAAGTGACAAAGTTGCTGGAGATGGTGCAACTGGCGCATCTGGCGGACCGCTTCCCGGCGCAGCTTTCCGGCGGGCAGAAACAGCGTGTGGCGCTGGCGCGCGCGTTAGCCGTGGAACCACAAATTCTGTTGCTTGATGAACCGTTTGGCGCACTCGACGCTCAGGTACGCAAAGAGTTGCGTCGCTGGCTGCGTCAGCTGCATGAAGAGCTGAAATTCACCAGCGTCTTTGTGACGCACGATCAGGAAGAAGCCACCGAAGTGGCGGACCGCGTGGTGGTGATGAGCCAGGGGAACATTGAGCAGGCCGATGCGCCGGATCAGGTATGGCGCGAGCCTGCGACCCGCTTCGTACTGGAGTTTATGGGCGAGGTGAACCGCCTGCAGGGGACGATCCGTGGCGGGCAGTTCCACGTTGGGGCGCACCGCTGGCCGCTCGGCTACACGCCAGCATATCAGGGCCCTGTCGATCTGTTCCTGCGCCCGTGGGAAGTGGACATCAGTCGCCGTACCAGCCTTGACTCACCGTTGCCGGTACAGGTGCTGGAAGCCAGCCCGAAAGGCCACTATACCCAATTAGTTGTGCAGCCTCTGGGGTGGTACAACGAACCGCTGACGGTGATCATGCAGGGTGACGATGCGCCGGTACGCGGCGAGCGCCTGTTCGTTGGGTTACAAAATGCGCGGTTGTATAACGGCGAACAACGCATCGAAACGCGCGAAGCGGAGCTTGCTCTGGCTGAATCGGCCTGATAGGTTAATTCGTATGTTTATCGCCCGGTGGTGCTGTACTTACCGGGCCTACGGTATTGTCGTCACTTGTCGGCCGGGTAAGCGCAGCGCCACCCGGCTTTTTTATGAGCAGAAAACGTGAATACATTAGAACAAACCATCGGCAACACGCCGCTGGTTAAATTACAACGTCTGGGGCCGGACAACGGCAGCGAAATTTGGCTCAAACTGGAAGGCAATAATCCGGCAGGCTCGGTAAAAGATCGCGCCGCGTTATCGATGATTGTCGAGGCGGAAAAGCGAGGTGAAATCAAACCGGGCGACGTGCTGATTGAAGCGACCAGTGGCAACACCGGAATTGCACTGGCGATGATTGCCGCGTTGAAAGGCTATCGCATGAAGCTGTTAATGCCGGACAACATGAGCCAGGAACGACGCGCCGCCATGCGCGCCTACGGTGCTGAGCTGATCCTGGTCACCAAAGAGCAGGGGATGGAAGGGGCGCGGGATTTGGCGCTGGAAATGGCGAATCGCGGTGAAGGCAAACTGCTGGATCAGTTTAACAACCCGGATAACCCGTACGCGCACTACACCACCACCGGTCCCGAAATCTGGCAACAAACGTCCGGGCGGATCACCCATTTCGTCTCCAGTATGGGGACGACCGGCACCATTACCGGCGTGTCGCGTTTTCTGCGTGAGCAAGAGAAACCGGTGACGATTGTGGGGTTGCAGCCTGAAGAAGGCAGCAGTATTCCGGGTATTCGTCGCTGGCCGGCAGAATATATGCCGGGGATTTTCAACGCCTCGCTGGTGGATGAAGTTTTAGATATTCATCAGGATGACGCCGAAAACACGATGCGTGAACTGGCGGTGCGTGAAGGTATTTTCTGCGGCGTCAGTTCCGGCGGCGCGGTGGCAGGGGCGCTGCGCGTGGCAAAAGCGAATCCTGGAACCGTGGTCGTAGCGATCATCTGCGATCGCGGCGATCGCTATCTGTCGACCGGGGTCTTTGGCGAAGAGCACTTCAGCCAGGGAGCGGGAATCTAAGAACATCGCCCGGCAATGGCCGGGCACGTCGGTTATTTGCGGTGCTTCTCGACCAACAGGTCGAGGAACTGCCACAGTTTTTCATTCATTCCCCGGTAATTCCATTCACGCATTTCCTCGTTTGAGCGAATAAAGCGCTTCCCTTTGGCTTCTGCCAGTTCCTGTTCGGAATGCTGAATCAGTCCTTCAACCGCGTCGGCGGTAAACTCCATATGGCACTGGAAACCATAAACAAAATTACCGTACTGCACGATTTGCCGTGGGCAGCCTGTGCTTGTGGCAAGTACCGTTGCCTGGTCGGTTAACCCCGGCATGTCGTTGTGCCAGTGACCGACCATCAACGGGGAGCCAAAGTGGGCAATCAACGGATGCTGTTGACCTGCTTCGGTCAGCGTAATGGGATAATGACCAATCTCTTTTTCCGGGCTCTGACAGACTTTTGCCCCCAGCGCCTCGCCAATCAGCTGTGAGCCTAAACAAATCCCCACCACAATCCGTTGTGCGACAATGGCCTGGTTGATCAGATGCTGCTCGGCCAGTGAGTCAAAATGTGGGCACTCGGCAAGCGTGGTGCGCGGTGACTGCGGGCCGCCAAAAACCACCAGCATATCGAAATCATCGGCATTCGCGGGAATGGGTTCTCCGCTATAGACGCGAGACCAGGAGATGGCGTAACCACGTGCTTCTGCCCATTGCAGATAGGCTCCGGTTGATTCGAACGACTCATGAACAACAAAATGAACTCGCACTTGTATTCTCCTGTTAGCGTTTCAGCGCCTGATGAATATCAGCCGCCAGTGTGTTGATGTCGCTGTCGCTGAGTGTCGACAGCGTAATGCGCAGGCCGTGGGCTGGCGTATTCACGGCAAACACTTCACCTTCACGCACCAGCCATCCTGATTTTGCCAGTTTAAACGCAACCGTCTGACTTGCGTCATGCAGCGGTAGCCACAGATTCAGGCCGTCGCCGGGAGAGACGGAATCAATGCCCTGATGGCGCAATGCCGCCGCCATTTTTTGCTGCACAGAAGCATAAAACTGCCGGGTATGACGAAGCGATTGCTGGTAGTCCTCGTCGGTCAGGCAGGCGCAGACGAGATCCTGCAACAGATGGCTGACCCACTGACTGCCTGAATTCAAGCGTAAACGAAGCTTCGCCGAGGTGGCCGCGTCGCTGCAAACGATAGCGAGGCGCAGGTCCGGGCCGAGCGTTTTCGACATGGAACGCACCACGGCCCAATGTTGCGTTTCACGGGCAATGACCGGATACCAGGGAGATGAAGACAGCAGGGCGAAGTGATCATCGACAATTACCAGCACTTGCGGATAGCGAGCCAGAATGGCGTGTAACGCCGACGCGCGTGATGCGCTCAGGCTGCATCCTGTTGGGTTGTGCGCCCGTGGAGTCAGAATGACCGCTCTTGCCCCTTTTTGCAGAGCCTGCTCCAACCCTTCCGGCTGCATGCCTTCGCTATCGACATGCACGGGAGCCGCGCTAAATCCGGC
This Citrobacter enshiensis DNA region includes the following protein-coding sequences:
- the cysA gene encoding sulfate/thiosulfate ABC transporter ATP-binding protein CysA is translated as MSIEIANIKKSFGRTLVLNDISLDIPSGQMVALLGPSGSGKTTLLRIIAGLEHQSSGHIRFHGTDVSRLHARDRKVGFVFQHYALFRHMTVFDNIAFGLTVLPRRERPNAAAIKAKVTKLLEMVQLAHLADRFPAQLSGGQKQRVALARALAVEPQILLLDEPFGALDAQVRKELRRWLRQLHEELKFTSVFVTHDQEEATEVADRVVVMSQGNIEQADAPDQVWREPATRFVLEFMGEVNRLQGTIRGGQFHVGAHRWPLGYTPAYQGPVDLFLRPWEVDISRRTSLDSPLPVQVLEASPKGHYTQLVVQPLGWYNEPLTVIMQGDDAPVRGERLFVGLQNARLYNGEQRIETREAELALAESA
- the cysM gene encoding cysteine synthase CysM; the encoded protein is MNTLEQTIGNTPLVKLQRLGPDNGSEIWLKLEGNNPAGSVKDRAALSMIVEAEKRGEIKPGDVLIEATSGNTGIALAMIAALKGYRMKLLMPDNMSQERRAAMRAYGAELILVTKEQGMEGARDLALEMANRGEGKLLDQFNNPDNPYAHYTTTGPEIWQQTSGRITHFVSSMGTTGTITGVSRFLREQEKPVTIVGLQPEEGSSIPGIRRWPAEYMPGIFNASLVDEVLDIHQDDAENTMRELAVREGIFCGVSSGGAVAGALRVAKANPGTVVVAIICDRGDRYLSTGVFGEEHFSQGAGI
- a CDS encoding type 1 glutamine amidotransferase, translating into MRVHFVVHESFESTGAYLQWAEARGYAISWSRVYSGEPIPANADDFDMLVVFGGPQSPRTTLAECPHFDSLAEQHLINQAIVAQRIVVGICLGSQLIGEALGAKVCQSPEKEIGHYPITLTEAGQQHPLIAHFGSPLMVGHWHNDMPGLTDQATVLATSTGCPRQIVQYGNFVYGFQCHMEFTADAVEGLIQHSEQELAEAKGKRFIRSNEEMREWNYRGMNEKLWQFLDLLVEKHRK
- the ptsJ gene encoding transcriptional regulator PtsJ, which produces MIDGKTANEIFDNIRQHVASGKLTPGETLPPVRELATALEINRNTVAAAYKRLVTSGLAVSLGRNGTVIKGTPSPVALEGSNPGTPLTDLSGGNPDPQRLPDLSRYFTAINTSPRLYGDAAVSPELKKWAAHWMQNATPHAGEIDITSGAIDAIERLLCAHLLPGDSVVVEDPCFLSSISMLRYAGFSAAPVHVDSEGMQPEGLEQALQKGARAVILTPRAHNPTGCSLSASRASALHAILARYPQVLVIVDDHFALLSSSPWYPVIARETQHWAVVRSMSKTLGPDLRLAIVCSDAATSAKLRLRLNSGSQWVSHLLQDLVCACLTDEDYQQSLRHTRQFYASVQQKMAAALRHQGIDSVSPGDGLNLWLPLHDASQTVAFKLAKSGWLVREGEVFAVNTPAHGLRITLSTLSDSDINTLAADIHQALKR